A window from Desulfovibrio porci encodes these proteins:
- a CDS encoding histone deacetylase family protein, translated as MSAEPLAAARRLGVVFFPAFDWAISATHPEREERLLYTRDQLQEEGLFDIPGISEYRPSFAGHAQLARAHFCLPSVGAVSTDSHLASAGGAITAARLVLEKKEDRAFALVRPPGHHAMRVVHGNRGFCNINNEAVMVEYIRDHYPRPDGRPLRIAIVDTDVHHGDGSQDVFWNDPHTLFISLHQDGRTLYPGTGFPQECGGPAALGRTINIPLPPETSDEGYLYAIKHAVLPILAEFKPDLVINSAGQDNHFTDPLANMRLSAQGYAALNAALNPDIAVLEGGYSIRGALPYVNLGICLALAGLSAEDIREPGWTPASIRQRPEVGQYIAKLCDQIVDLYRRPPAQPTEGQEEDGWWVRRKHIFYDTDMLRESQREAWRLCADCSGLGRIETSSERVDRSLCLLIPRHACPRCRKEGAALAEQARKSGRYAHVLVLDGDCADKASCGA; from the coding sequence ATGAGTGCTGAACCCCTTGCGGCCGCCCGCCGTCTGGGTGTGGTCTTTTTCCCGGCCTTTGACTGGGCCATTTCCGCCACGCACCCGGAGCGCGAGGAGCGCCTGCTCTACACCCGCGACCAGTTGCAGGAAGAGGGCCTCTTCGACATCCCCGGCATCAGCGAATACCGGCCGTCCTTCGCCGGCCACGCCCAGCTGGCGCGCGCCCATTTCTGCCTGCCCTCGGTGGGCGCGGTGAGCACGGACTCCCACCTGGCCTCGGCCGGCGGGGCCATCACCGCCGCGCGCCTGGTGCTGGAAAAGAAAGAGGACAGGGCCTTCGCCCTGGTGCGCCCGCCCGGCCACCACGCCATGCGCGTGGTCCACGGCAATCGCGGCTTCTGCAACATCAACAATGAAGCCGTGATGGTGGAGTACATCCGCGACCACTATCCCCGTCCCGACGGGCGGCCCCTGCGCATCGCCATTGTCGATACGGACGTGCACCACGGCGACGGCAGCCAGGACGTGTTCTGGAACGATCCGCACACCCTGTTCATCTCCCTGCATCAGGACGGCCGCACGCTCTATCCCGGCACCGGTTTTCCGCAGGAATGCGGCGGCCCGGCGGCTCTGGGCCGGACCATCAACATCCCTCTGCCGCCGGAAACTTCGGACGAGGGCTACCTCTACGCCATCAAGCATGCCGTGCTGCCCATCCTGGCCGAGTTCAAGCCGGATCTGGTCATCAATTCCGCCGGGCAGGACAATCATTTCACCGACCCGCTGGCCAATATGCGCCTCTCGGCCCAGGGCTACGCGGCGCTCAACGCGGCCCTGAACCCGGACATCGCCGTGCTGGAAGGCGGCTACTCCATCCGGGGCGCGTTGCCTTACGTCAATCTGGGCATCTGTCTGGCCTTGGCCGGGCTGTCGGCGGAGGACATCCGCGAGCCGGGCTGGACCCCGGCCTCCATCCGCCAGCGGCCAGAAGTGGGCCAGTACATCGCCAAACTCTGCGACCAGATTGTGGACCTGTACCGGCGCCCCCCGGCGCAACCCACGGAAGGCCAGGAGGAAGACGGCTGGTGGGTGCGGCGCAAGCACATTTTTTACGACACGGACATGCTGCGCGAAAGCCAGCGCGAAGCCTGGCGGCTCTGCGCCGACTGTTCCGGCCTGGGGCGGATTGAAACCAGCTCGGAGCGGGTGGACCGCTCTCTCTGCCTGCTGATCCCGCGCCATGCCTGCCCGCGTTGCCGGAAGGAAGGCGCGGCCCTGGCGGAACAGGCCCGCAAAAGCGGCCGTTACGCGCATGTGCTGGTGCTGGACGGGGATTGCGCGGACAAGGCATCTTGCGGGGCGTGA
- the tmk gene encoding dTMP kinase: MFISFEGIEGSGKSTAQRLLAEHLQGLGHDPLLTREPGGCLLGRSLRPILLDARTRGLSTRAELYLFLADRAQHVAEVIRPALEAGQPVLCDRYVDSTLAYQGYGRGLDPERLRRINDMATGGLMPDLTLLLDLPVHCGLERAGLRNRQEGTVLSEGRFDAESLEFHERVRQGYRNLAAEEPERFAIIDAAQPPEDVILQCLSAVEASLRRRGRGLD; this comes from the coding sequence ATGTTTATCTCTTTTGAAGGTATAGAAGGCTCGGGCAAGTCCACAGCCCAGCGTCTGCTGGCCGAACATCTGCAAGGCCTCGGGCACGACCCTCTGCTCACCCGTGAGCCGGGCGGCTGCCTTCTGGGCCGCAGCCTGAGGCCCATCCTGCTGGACGCCCGCACGCGCGGCCTTTCCACCCGGGCCGAGCTGTATCTTTTTCTGGCGGACCGCGCCCAGCACGTGGCCGAGGTCATCCGTCCGGCGCTGGAGGCCGGACAGCCCGTGCTTTGTGACCGCTATGTGGATTCCACCCTGGCCTACCAGGGCTATGGGCGCGGCCTGGACCCGGAGCGCCTGCGCCGCATCAACGACATGGCCACCGGCGGCCTCATGCCCGATCTGACTCTGCTGCTGGACCTGCCCGTGCACTGCGGCCTGGAGCGGGCGGGCCTGCGCAACCGGCAGGAAGGCACCGTGCTTTCCGAAGGCCGCTTTGACGCCGAAAGCCTGGAGTTTCACGAGCGCGTGCGCCAGGGTTACCGGAATCTGGCTGCCGAAGAGCCCGAGCGCTTCGCCATCATCGACGCGGCCCAGCCGCCCGAGGACGTGATACTGCAATGTCTTTCGGCGGTGGAGGCCTCCCTGCGGCGGCGGGGCAGGGGACTGGACTGA
- the gap gene encoding type I glyceraldehyde-3-phosphate dehydrogenase, with protein MPVKLGMNGFGRIGRYLLRLLADDQDLQIAAVNARADNAALAYLFKYDSTYGVFAGEVGHDDDGIIVNGRHIAVTRCKAGEWEWERLGVTLAVETTGTIKDREGLSRHLDCGAKKVVISAPGKGVDAMIVMGVNQDIYDPAKHAIISAASCTTNCLAPAVKVVHENFGFRHGLMTTIHSYTMSQRILDGSHKDWRRGRAAAVSMVPSSTGAAKAVGVVMPELEGRINGMSVRVPTFDCSLVDLTCEVEKACDAEAVNAALKAASRGALCDNMGFSEEPLVSIDYRGSTYGGVVDALSTQVLDQSMVKLLIWYDNEAGFTNQLLRLLRMVGKDC; from the coding sequence ATGCCCGTCAAACTGGGAATGAACGGCTTCGGCCGCATCGGACGCTACCTGCTGCGCCTGCTGGCCGACGATCAGGATCTCCAGATCGCGGCCGTCAACGCCCGCGCGGATAACGCCGCCCTGGCCTATCTGTTCAAGTATGACTCCACCTACGGCGTTTTTGCCGGTGAGGTGGGGCACGATGACGACGGCATTATTGTCAACGGCCGGCATATCGCGGTGACCCGCTGCAAGGCGGGCGAATGGGAATGGGAACGCCTGGGCGTGACCCTGGCCGTGGAAACCACGGGCACCATCAAGGACCGCGAGGGCCTCTCGCGGCACCTGGACTGCGGAGCCAAAAAAGTGGTGATCTCCGCGCCGGGCAAGGGCGTGGACGCCATGATCGTCATGGGCGTGAACCAGGACATCTACGACCCGGCCAAACACGCCATCATCTCCGCCGCCTCCTGTACCACCAACTGTCTGGCCCCGGCGGTCAAGGTCGTGCATGAGAATTTCGGCTTCCGCCACGGCCTGATGACCACCATTCACTCCTATACCATGAGCCAGCGCATTCTGGACGGCTCGCACAAGGACTGGCGGCGCGGCCGGGCCGCAGCCGTGTCCATGGTGCCGTCCAGTACGGGCGCGGCCAAGGCCGTGGGCGTGGTCATGCCGGAGCTGGAAGGCAGGATCAACGGGATGTCCGTGCGCGTGCCCACCTTTGACTGTTCGCTGGTCGACCTGACCTGTGAAGTGGAAAAAGCCTGCGACGCCGAGGCCGTCAACGCGGCGCTCAAGGCGGCCAGCCGGGGCGCGCTTTGCGACAACATGGGCTTTTCCGAGGAGCCCCTGGTTTCCATCGACTACAGAGGCAGCACCTACGGCGGCGTGGTGGACGCCCTGTCCACCCAGGTGCTGGATCAGAGCATGGTCAAGCTGCTGATCTGGTACGATAACGAGGCCGGTTTCACCAACCAGCTGCTGCGCCTCCTGCGCATGGTGGGCAAGGACTGCTGA
- a CDS encoding saccharopine dehydrogenase family protein has translation MAKILIIGAGGVGSVVAHKCAQAAKETGVFEWITLASRTLSRCTDVARSVKARVGVDIDTAQVDADNVPELCQLIRQVKPDLVCNLALPYQDLHIMDACLECGVHYLDTANYEPLDTAKFEYKWQWAYADRFREAGLTALLGSGFDPGVTNVFAAWALKHELDEVHVLDIIDCNAGDHGQPFATNFNPEINIREVTAPGRYWERGEWVETDPLAWSMNYDFPDGIGSKKCYLMYHEELESLVRNLTGIRRARFWMTFSDNYLNHLKVLGNVGMTRIDPVRFQGQEIVPIQFLSALLPDPSSLGPLTKGKTCIGDVMRGVKDGREKTVYVYNICDHEACYAEVGSQAISYTTGVPAMIGAKMIAEGKWRRPGVWNMEQFDPDPFMADLNVYGLPWQCVEVK, from the coding sequence ATGGCGAAAATCCTGATCATCGGCGCGGGCGGCGTGGGCAGCGTGGTGGCCCACAAGTGCGCCCAGGCGGCCAAGGAAACCGGTGTTTTTGAATGGATCACCCTGGCCAGCCGCACGTTGTCCCGTTGTACGGACGTGGCGCGCAGCGTCAAGGCCCGCGTCGGCGTGGACATCGACACCGCCCAAGTGGACGCGGACAACGTGCCCGAACTCTGCCAACTGATCCGGCAGGTCAAGCCGGATCTGGTCTGCAATCTCGCCCTGCCCTATCAGGATCTGCATATCATGGACGCCTGCCTGGAATGCGGCGTGCATTATCTGGATACGGCCAATTACGAGCCCCTGGACACGGCCAAATTCGAATACAAATGGCAGTGGGCCTATGCCGACCGCTTCCGCGAGGCCGGGCTCACGGCCCTGCTGGGTTCGGGCTTTGATCCCGGCGTGACCAATGTCTTCGCGGCCTGGGCTCTGAAGCATGAGCTGGACGAAGTGCACGTGCTGGACATCATCGACTGCAACGCGGGCGACCACGGCCAGCCCTTTGCCACCAATTTCAATCCGGAAATCAACATCCGCGAAGTCACCGCGCCGGGCCGTTACTGGGAGCGCGGCGAGTGGGTGGAAACCGACCCCCTGGCCTGGTCCATGAACTACGATTTTCCGGACGGCATCGGCAGCAAGAAATGCTACCTCATGTACCATGAGGAACTGGAATCCCTGGTGCGAAACCTCACGGGCATCCGCCGCGCGCGCTTCTGGATGACCTTCTCGGACAATTATCTCAACCACCTCAAGGTGCTCGGCAATGTGGGTATGACCCGTATCGACCCCGTACGCTTCCAGGGGCAGGAGATTGTGCCCATTCAGTTCCTTTCGGCCCTGCTGCCCGATCCGTCCTCCCTGGGGCCGCTGACCAAGGGCAAGACCTGCATCGGCGACGTCATGCGCGGGGTCAAGGACGGCAGGGAAAAGACCGTCTACGTCTATAATATCTGCGACCACGAAGCCTGCTATGCGGAAGTGGGTTCCCAGGCCATTTCCTACACCACGGGCGTGCCCGCCATGATCGGCGCCAAGATGATCGCGGAAGGGAAATGGCGCAGGCCCGGCGTCTGGAACATGGAGCAGTTTGACCCGGATCCTTTCATGGCGGACCTGAACGTCTACGGACTGCCGTGGCAGTGTGTGGAAGTGAAGTAG
- the nspC gene encoding carboxynorspermidine decarboxylase produces MDCLDFLFTENNPVPSPCFVLDEPRLAANAATLDEVQRRTGARILLALKGYAAWATFPLLSRAGAGPLWGTCASSVDEARLGREEFGGEVHAFAAAWTAAEIAELLDLADHIVFNSPAQWRQFRPVIEAHNRAHRADNPIACGLRLNPEHSEGATPIYDPCSPGSRLGIRRRHFDPADLMGISGLHFHTLCEQGADALARTLDAVEARFGPWLPGCDWINFGGGHHITKPGYDLDLLCACLTRWRECYNARIYLEPGEAVALNAGWLTATVLDVVMADMPVAVLDVSAACHMPDVLEMPYRPEVFYRHDGATTRAGNAGEEGWTCRLAGKSCLAGDVVGEYGFAAPLQAGQRLVFGDMAIYSMVKTTTFNGLRLPSIGICAAGPDSAGREMRFSLLREFGYQDFRNRLS; encoded by the coding sequence ATGGACTGCCTGGACTTTTTGTTCACAGAGAACAACCCCGTCCCCTCCCCCTGCTTCGTGCTGGACGAGCCGCGTCTGGCGGCCAACGCCGCCACCCTGGACGAGGTGCAGCGCCGCACCGGCGCTAGAATTCTGCTGGCCCTCAAGGGCTATGCGGCCTGGGCCACCTTTCCGCTGCTTTCCCGCGCGGGCGCGGGGCCGCTCTGGGGCACATGCGCCAGTTCCGTGGACGAAGCGCGCCTGGGGCGGGAGGAATTCGGCGGCGAGGTGCACGCCTTCGCCGCGGCCTGGACAGCGGCGGAAATCGCCGAGCTGCTGGATCTGGCGGATCATATCGTGTTCAATTCCCCGGCCCAGTGGCGGCAATTCCGGCCGGTCATCGAAGCCCATAACCGCGCCCACCGCGCCGACAATCCCATTGCCTGCGGCCTGCGTCTCAACCCAGAGCATTCCGAGGGCGCAACGCCCATCTATGATCCCTGCTCGCCGGGTTCGCGCCTGGGCATCCGCCGGCGCCATTTCGATCCCGCCGATCTGATGGGCATTTCCGGTCTGCACTTCCATACCCTCTGCGAGCAGGGGGCCGACGCCCTGGCCCGCACTCTGGACGCCGTGGAGGCGAGATTCGGTCCCTGGCTGCCCGGCTGCGACTGGATCAATTTCGGCGGCGGGCATCACATCACCAAGCCCGGCTATGACCTGGACCTGCTCTGCGCCTGCCTGACCCGCTGGCGCGAGTGCTACAACGCCCGGATTTACCTGGAGCCGGGTGAGGCCGTGGCTCTGAACGCGGGCTGGCTGACGGCCACGGTGTTGGATGTGGTCATGGCCGACATGCCCGTGGCCGTGCTGGACGTCTCCGCCGCCTGCCACATGCCCGATGTGCTGGAAATGCCCTACAGGCCGGAGGTTTTTTACCGGCATGACGGCGCGACAACGCGCGCCGGGAACGCCGGGGAGGAGGGCTGGACCTGCCGTCTGGCGGGCAAGTCCTGCCTGGCTGGGGACGTGGTCGGCGAGTACGGCTTTGCCGCGCCTCTGCAAGCGGGGCAGCGCCTGGTTTTCGGGGACATGGCCATCTACAGCATGGTCAAGACCACGACCTTCAATGGCCTGCGTCTGCCGTCCATCGGCATCTGCGCGGCCGGGCCGGACAGTGCGGGCCGCGAAATGCGCTTTAGCCTGCTGCGCGAATTCGGCTACCAGGATTTCAGAAACAGATTGTCTTGA
- the fba gene encoding class II fructose-1,6-bisphosphate aldolase translates to MPLMGPKEMFAAAYAGRYAVGAFNVNNMEIVQGIMRAASEEKSPVILQVSAGARKYAGQTYIMKLVEAALIDDPSVPVVVHLDHGPSFEMCKDCIDGGFTSVMIDGSHLPYEENIALTKQVVDYAHPKGVWVEAELGKLAGVEEHVSSAEHVYTDPDEAVDFVRRTGCDSLAVAIGTSHGAYKFKGEAKLDFARLEAISAKLPGYPLVLHGASSVPQEFVELCNKYGGQVGGARGVPEDMLRKAAGMGVCKINVDTDIRLALTASIRQFLAEHPEQFDPRSYLTPAREAVKNMVAHKIRNVMGSSGKA, encoded by the coding sequence ATGCCTCTTATGGGACCCAAGGAAATGTTCGCCGCCGCCTACGCCGGGCGCTACGCCGTGGGCGCGTTCAACGTCAACAATATGGAAATTGTCCAGGGCATCATGCGTGCCGCCTCGGAGGAAAAATCCCCGGTTATCCTTCAGGTTTCCGCCGGAGCCCGTAAATACGCGGGGCAGACTTACATTATGAAACTGGTGGAAGCCGCCCTGATCGACGACCCGTCCGTGCCCGTGGTGGTTCATCTGGACCACGGCCCCAGCTTTGAAATGTGCAAGGACTGCATTGACGGCGGCTTCACCTCGGTGATGATCGACGGATCGCATCTGCCCTATGAGGAAAACATCGCCCTGACCAAGCAGGTGGTGGATTATGCCCATCCCAAGGGCGTCTGGGTGGAGGCCGAACTGGGCAAACTGGCCGGTGTGGAAGAGCACGTCAGCTCCGCCGAGCACGTCTACACCGACCCGGACGAGGCCGTGGACTTTGTCCGGCGCACGGGCTGCGACTCTCTGGCCGTGGCCATCGGCACCAGCCACGGGGCCTACAAGTTCAAGGGCGAGGCCAAACTGGACTTTGCGCGCCTGGAAGCCATCAGCGCCAAGCTGCCCGGCTATCCGCTGGTGTTGCACGGGGCCTCCAGCGTGCCGCAGGAATTTGTGGAGCTGTGCAACAAATACGGCGGCCAGGTGGGCGGCGCCAGAGGCGTGCCCGAGGACATGCTGCGCAAGGCCGCGGGCATGGGCGTGTGCAAGATCAATGTGGATACGGACATCCGCCTGGCGCTCACGGCCTCCATCCGCCAGTTCCTGGCCGAGCACCCGGAACAGTTCGACCCGCGCTCCTACCTGACTCCGGCCCGCGAGGCCGTCAAAAACATGGTGGCTCACAAGATCCGCAACGTCATGGGATCTTCCGGCAAAGCATAA
- the surE gene encoding 5'/3'-nucleotidase SurE, with protein MDVLLTNDDGIRAPGLRAMYAALREAGHSVRVVAPMRQQSGVGHSLTVFEPLRAMEFEEPGFTGTGIYGTPTDCVKLALACLLPHRPDMVISGINAGPNVGPDILYSGTVGAATEAAHEDLPSLAVSYDDHQGCADLLPQARHAVALAERIDWTRLAPRRVINLNYPAGALDQAKGLRVCPQTSAVWKNVYLERFDPRGAPYWWLEGEIPAHTINAGSDKDLLNRGYITVTPLCFEFTDQAGLKKLEGMELS; from the coding sequence ATGGATGTTCTGCTGACCAATGACGACGGCATCCGCGCTCCGGGCCTCCGGGCCATGTACGCGGCCCTGCGGGAAGCCGGGCACAGCGTGCGCGTGGTGGCTCCCATGCGCCAGCAATCCGGCGTCGGGCACTCCCTCACGGTCTTCGAGCCGTTGCGGGCCATGGAATTTGAAGAACCCGGCTTCACAGGCACGGGCATTTACGGCACGCCCACGGACTGCGTCAAGCTGGCCCTGGCCTGCCTGCTGCCGCACAGGCCGGATATGGTCATTTCCGGCATCAACGCCGGACCCAACGTGGGGCCGGACATTCTTTACTCCGGCACGGTGGGCGCGGCCACGGAAGCGGCCCATGAGGATCTGCCCAGTCTGGCCGTCTCCTACGACGACCATCAGGGCTGCGCCGACCTGCTGCCCCAGGCCCGGCACGCCGTGGCCCTGGCGGAGCGCATCGACTGGACGCGCCTGGCCCCGCGCCGGGTCATCAATCTCAACTATCCGGCGGGCGCACTGGACCAGGCCAAAGGCCTGCGGGTCTGCCCGCAGACCAGCGCGGTCTGGAAAAACGTCTATCTGGAACGCTTCGATCCGCGCGGCGCGCCCTACTGGTGGCTGGAAGGCGAAATACCGGCCCATACCATCAACGCCGGATCGGACAAAGACCTGCTCAACCGGGGCTACATCACCGTGACGCCGCTCTGCTTCGAATTCACGGACCAGGCGGGCCTGAAAAAGCTGGAAGGCATGGAGCTGAGCTGA
- a CDS encoding 3'-5' exoribonuclease YhaM family protein — protein sequence MEKGSYVKDIGPASEARGLFVVSQAAQGQSRNGPYWRLTLADASGSLEAKIWHPLSAEFSEIPVGSIVWAEGRAGLYRDQVQLTVEQLRLLSQEEGAAVDQAALLPASPFSLDDMLGELLTLCKEEFRHAPWRKLALSVLNNQELRAAFRVCPAAKGVHHAYVGGLLEHTLSVFKLCRRIADQYPELDRQALLAGALFHDFGKIREFSGGLANDYTDEGRLLGHLMLGVEMLAPHLDKSGLDEGLQRHLKHLILSHHGELQFGAVRPPHTAEAMALHYADNLDAKMAQCRSLFEQLGEEGQDWTSWQATLGRPLYRAARTPESPESSQAGAASAKGRKKAVREECLSLLKV from the coding sequence ATGGAAAAAGGCAGTTACGTCAAAGACATCGGTCCCGCCTCCGAGGCGCGCGGTCTGTTCGTGGTCAGCCAGGCGGCCCAGGGCCAGTCGCGCAACGGACCGTACTGGCGGCTGACCCTGGCCGACGCCAGCGGCAGCCTGGAGGCCAAGATCTGGCACCCGCTCAGCGCGGAGTTCAGCGAGATTCCCGTGGGCTCCATAGTCTGGGCCGAGGGCCGCGCCGGTCTGTACCGGGATCAGGTCCAGCTTACGGTGGAGCAGTTGCGCCTACTCTCCCAGGAGGAGGGCGCGGCGGTGGACCAGGCCGCCCTGTTGCCCGCCAGTCCCTTTTCCCTGGACGACATGTTGGGTGAATTGCTGACCCTCTGCAAAGAGGAGTTCCGCCACGCGCCCTGGCGCAAGCTGGCGCTTTCCGTGCTCAACAATCAGGAATTGCGCGCGGCTTTCCGGGTCTGCCCGGCGGCCAAGGGCGTGCATCACGCCTATGTGGGCGGCCTGCTGGAGCACACCTTGAGCGTGTTCAAGCTCTGCCGCCGCATTGCGGACCAGTATCCCGAACTGGACCGCCAGGCTCTGCTGGCCGGGGCCCTGTTTCACGATTTCGGCAAGATTCGCGAATTTTCCGGCGGTCTGGCCAATGATTACACGGATGAAGGCCGCCTGCTGGGCCATCTCATGCTGGGCGTGGAGATGCTGGCCCCGCATCTGGATAAATCCGGCCTGGACGAGGGCCTGCAACGCCATCTGAAGCACCTCATCCTCAGCCATCACGGCGAATTGCAGTTCGGCGCGGTGCGTCCGCCGCACACGGCCGAGGCCATGGCACTGCACTATGCCGACAATCTGGACGCCAAAATGGCCCAGTGCCGGAGCCTGTTCGAACAGTTGGGGGAGGAAGGCCAGGACTGGACGTCCTGGCAGGCTACCTTGGGGCGGCCGCTGTACCGGGCCGCGCGCACCCCGGAATCTCCGGAGTCTTCGCAAGCGGGGGCGGCGTCCGCCAAGGGCCGCAAAAAAGCGGTGAGGGAAGAATGTTTATCTCTTTTGAAGGTATAG